One window of Dermacentor albipictus isolate Rhodes 1998 colony chromosome 9, USDA_Dalb.pri_finalv2, whole genome shotgun sequence genomic DNA carries:
- the LOC135916210 gene encoding transcription elongation factor 1 homolog codes for MGRRRSKRKPPPKRKNIEPLETQFNCPFCNHERSCEVKMDRQRNTGRITCRVCLEDFQTAINYLSEAIDVYSDWIDACESANQ; via the exons ATGGGAAGACGCAGAAGCAAGCGAAAGCCgcctccgaagcgcaagaacatcGAACCACTGGAGACGCAGTTTAACTGCCCCTTCTGCAACCACGAACGGTCGTGCGAAGTCAAAAT GGACCGGCAACGGAATACAGGTCGAATCACCTGCAGAGTATGCCTGGAAGATTTTCAGACGGCGATAAACT ACCTCTCGGAAGCCATCGATGTCTACAGTGACTGGATCGATGCCTGCGAGAGCGCAAACCAGTAA